The following proteins come from a genomic window of Astatotilapia calliptera chromosome 11, fAstCal1.2, whole genome shotgun sequence:
- the LOC113031337 gene encoding uncharacterized protein LOC113031337 isoform X7, which produces MIKEPEAVEEVKQEDTEKIEEEPAEKEEPIKEEEKEQKQAKKEKPAKEKTEKKTEEVKGSKRQKTMQCKVTLLDDAQFECELDKHAKGQELLTKVCDHVNLLEKDYFGLAHWETPTSKTWLEPTKEIRKQVPGAVYEFTFNVKFYPPDPAQLTEDLTRYFLCLQLRKDIMLGVLPCSFVTLSLLGSYTAQSELGEYDPELHGTDYVKDLNLAPGQSKELEEKVMDLHRTYRSMSPAQADLLFLENAKKLAMYGVDLHQAKDLDGVDIMLGVCSSGLMVYKDKLRINRFPWPKVLKISYKRSSFFIKIRPSEQEQYESTIGFKLPNYKASKKLWKVCVEHHTFFRVSTVEPPSSRRFLALGSKFRYSGRTQAQTRQASSMIDRPAPRFTRSASKRLSRNLDGEPGDETLQFLQVVSASARTQVDDWSLLMVSERPQPSSEFTAGREFEQNFTQSWEEEEGRTVGTETGTAGPQTIIQTVSQPWLDLASDDDHQQRRMEDEWFILLDHQPHIPFISPFDFVEEPAETSLAKTSSMDHQLEPVVIKQDDWFLYFDRLLSVSPSEHFEKLQLSTTEGEEEEQVISVKEQQMITEEMIGRMRETVMLVDAFTEKEILEGRLRDVRDLEERLQEIDEIAGRIQHAVEEELGEEEVEKLKQEERDMEQKQLIQAKGVTEMVVRKSVRRRVIKEGEEGEVDELEEQIKEVFLKDLLPEEEDIMVKRESEKQVGKKVVEALREGESNLEQRQSIQSRVITDMVVRKSVRRIDISEGEVDDLEEQIKRVKWEGEEDTDDSFREKLREMEQEWQDADVAGSAAVAGYKKVQHRTEKIVTIVQERGQQQEGMEDVQGQSSVASEEMLERQELWRKTEVVEERPHREVPERSEGLSQARVDDVWFILLDQPPHKAGFKTPVADVERVQVDKGGHFNPEKEKPHISVERVDDWFVLLDFIPRQKLFGPSVTHMEERKEIAIEDGSRYIGEKLQHQVSDKVDDWFVLLDVFSRQTSHAPPVTFSERIAAHPEERASLIEVTALEQRERRVDILVEGADAKQMLPEREGVALLQDVKEREDDWFVLLDVPIRQPSFVAPASMAEYVEVYTRESVSALTEAEAVDSRRELVVEDAAVEKVEAVAPKQVSMSMQTKIYPDVSTEVKSIEQRLLQIDQVTPQPPQPEREDDWFALFGTARDEVMIPTVTPAQIVPEMKTFEVEVTEKWKKTVIGADSGQDRTSVSEIRASQIASLSEREADWFVLFEKPVVVQPVKPIIDLVATTEARVKIVEGVRPPVEMVKIEMARAGKVDDDWFVLLDVAAKAPAAGVERIHIYPDVRPAKELTLTEQTAQQTITVVERIRQQQQDVVQPRPAVREVEDDWFTLLDKSLKKSAAVSEREQLPAQVTVPAPAAATKKITISETRPGFEKRILEERPSQTRVSDNWFVLLEGDLKASAASAQRGTRPVSAPVFSQAALMEAGIPMATLDQPQTSTPIKTSRQEERKLQVTVEAVEPSKIEAGADAKPAVWRDQRELDSSLISTMNGDIQHESETTSTEVVRMRKKRAKKIEGDSIYIRHSQLMLEDFDKPQEVLLRHHASISELKRNFMEAVPDHKPSEWDKRLSTHSPFRTLGINGQPLPSADGFVIRLPRGPLLDFYSKRS; this is translated from the exons ATGATAAAAGAGCCTGAAGCAGTGGAAGAAGTGAAACAGGAGGACACGGAGAAAATAGAGGAAGAACCAGCAGAAAAGGAAGAGCCAatcaaagaagaggaaaaggaacaaaagcaggcaaagaaagagaagcctgcaaaagaaaagacagaaaagaagactgAAGAGGTTAAAGGCTCTAAACGTCAGAAGACCATGCAGTGCAAAGTCACCCTGCTGGACGACGCTCAGTTTGAGTGTGAACTTGAT AAACATGCTAAAGGCCAAGAACTTCTTACAAAGGTGTGTGACCATGTTAACCTCCTGGAGAAAGACTACTTTGGCCTGGCTCACTGGGAAACCCCAACCAGCAAG ACATGGTTGGAACCCACCAAAGAGATACGGAAACAGGTCCCAGGTGCTGTCTATGAGTTTACATTCAACGTCAAGTTCTACCCTCCTGATCCAGCTCAGCTTACTGAAGACCTAACCAG GTACTTTCTGTGTCTCCAGCTGAGAAAGGACATTATGCTTGGTGTTCTTCCCTGTTCCTTTGTCACACTGTCCCTGCTGGGCTCCTACACAGCCCAGTCAGAACTCGGAGAGTATGACCCCGAGCTCCATGGAACAGACTACGTTAAAGATTTGAACCTGGCCCCCGGACAGAGCAAAGAGCTGGAGGAAAAAGTGATGGATCTGCACCGCACATACAG ATCAATGAGTCCAGCCCAGGCAGACCTGCTGTTTCTGGAAAATGCCAAGAAGCTCGCCATGTATGGAGTTGACCTGCACCAAGCCAag GATCTGGACGGTGTTGATATAATGCTGGGCGTTTGCTCCAGTGGTCTGATGGTTTACAAAGACAAGCTGAGGATCAACCGTTTCCCTTGGCCCAAAGTGCTCAAGATCTCATACAAACGGAGCAGCTTTTTTATCAAAATCAGGCCGTCAGAG cAAGAGCAGTATGAAAGCACCATTGGTTTCAAGCTGCCCAACTACAAAGCCTCAAAGAAGCTGTGGAAAGTTTGTGTTGAACATCATACCTTCTTCAG GGTTTCAACAGTGGAGCCGCCCTCTTCACGTCGCTTCCTCGCCTTGGGCTCTAAGTTCCGGTACAGCGGTCGTACTCAGGCCCAGACCCGCCAGGCGAGCTCCATGATCGACCGGCCGGCACCTCGCTTCACACGATCTGCAAGCAAGAGGCTGTCTCGCAACCTAGATGGAG AACCTGGAGATGAAACTCTCCAGTTTCTGCAGGTAGTCTCGGCATCAGCCAGGACTCAGGTTGATGATTGGTCACTGCTGATGGTATCTGAAAGACCCCAGCCTTCTTCCGAATTCACAG CCGGAAGGGAGTTTGAGCAGAATTTCACTCAGTcctgggaggaggaggaggggcgtACTGTTGGCACGGAGACTGGGACTGCTGGTCCTCAAACCATTATCCAGACAGTCAGTCAGCCATGGCTGGATCTGGCGAGCGATGACGATCACCAGCAGAGGAGAATGGAAGATGAATGGTTTATTCTTCTGGATCATCAGCCTCATATTCCATTTATCTCACCCTTTGATTTTGTTGAAGAGCCAG CTGAAACTAGCTTGGCAAAAACGAGCTCTATGGACCACCAACTGGAACCAGTGGTGATAAAACAGGATGACTGGTTCCTGTACTTTGACCGTCTGCTCAGCGTGTCTCCCTCTGAGCATTTTGAAAAACTTCAAC TCTCTACCacggagggggaggaggaggagcaggtcATAAGCGTGAAAGAACAGCAAATGATCACTGAGGAAATGATTGGGAGGATGCGGGAAACAGTGATGTTGGTGGATGCATTTACAGAGAAGGAAATTTTGGAAGGAAGATTGAGGGACGTGAGGGATCTTGAGGAAAGGCTACAAGAAATTGATGAAATTGCAGGGAGAATTCAGCATGCAGTAGAGGAAGAACTGGGGGAGGAAGAGGTAGAAAAGCTAAAACAAGAAGAGAGAGACATGGAGCAGAAACAGTTGATCCAAGCCAAAGGTGTAACAGAAATGGTGGTGAGGAAATCTGTGAGGAGAAGAGTTATAAAAGAGGGTGAAGAAGGCGAAGTGGACGAATTGgaagaacaaataaaagagGTGTTTTTAAAGGACTTGTTGCCTGAGGAGGAAGACATCATGGTGAAGCGGGAGAGCGAAAAACAAGTGGGCAAGAAAGTGGTAGAAGCGTTAAGGGAAGGAGAGAGCAATTTGGAGCAGAGACAGTCAATCCAATCCAGGGTTATAACGGACATGGTGGTGAGGAAATCTGTGCGGAGAATAGATATAAGTGAGGGTGAAGTGGATGACTTGGAAGAACAAATAAAACGGGTGAAGTGGGAGGGTGAAGAAGACACAGACGATAGCTTTAGAGAGAAACTGCGTGAAATGGAACAGGAGTGGCAAGATGCAGACGTCGCCGGCTCTGCTGCTGTAGCAGGATACAAGAAGGTTCAGCATAGGACTGAGAAGATAGTGACTATTGTACAAGAGAGggggcagcagcaggaaggcatGGAAGACGTGCAGGGACAGTCTAGTGTTGCATCAGAGGAGATGTTAGAAAGACAGGAACTGTGGCGTAAGACAGAAGTGGTGGAGGAGAGGCCACATAGGGAGGTTCCAGAGAGGTCAGAAGGTCTGTCTCAGGCGAGAGTTGATGATGTTTGGTTCATACTTTTAGATCAGCCTCCACACAAAGctggtttcaaaacaccag TTGCCGATGTGGAACGTGTTCAAGTGGACAAGGGTGGTCATTTCAACCCCGAGAAAGAAAAACCACATATCAGCGTTGAACGGGTTGATGACTGGTTTGTGTTGCTGGATTTTATTCCCCGACAAAAGCTTTTTGGGCCATCAG TTACTCACAtggaagagaggaaagaaataGCAATCGAAGACGGATCGAGATATATAGGAGAAAAGCTACAACACCAAGTGTCAGACAAAGTTGATGATTGGTTTGTGTTACTGGATGTTTTTTCAAGACAAACGTCACACGCACCACCAG tcACCTTTTCAGAGCGAATTGCTGCTCACCCAGAGGAACGTGCCTCTCTGATTGAAGTAACAGCTCTtgagcagagagaaagaagagttGACATTTTGGTTGAAGGTGCTGACGCAAAACAAATGCTGCCAGAAAGGGAGGGGGTAGCACTTCTACAGGATGTGAAAGAGCGAGAAGATgactggtttgtgctgctggaTGTTCCCATTAGGCAGCCCTCATTTGTGGCACCAG CTTCCATGGCTGAGTATGTTGAGGTTTACACCAGAGAGAGTGTTTCTGCCTTGACTGAAGCAGAGGCTGTTGATTCCAGGCGGGAGCTTGTAGTTGAGGATGCTGCTGTGGAGAAAGTGGAAGCAGTGGCTCCCAAGCAAG tttctATGTCGATGCAGACTAAAATCTATCCAGATGTTTCAACTGAAGTGAAAAGTATAGAGCAGAGATTGCTTCAGATTGACCAGGTTACACCACAGCCTCCCCAGCCAGAGAGAGAGGATGACTGGTTTGCTCTGTTTGGTACTGCACGTGATGAAGTCATGATACCAACAG TGACTCCAGCTCAGATCGTTCCAGAAATGAAGACTTTTGAGGTTGAGGTGACCGAAAAATGGAAGAAGACAGTAATTGGTGCGGACAGCGGGCAAGACAGGACAAGTGTGTCTGAAATTAGAGCGAGCCAAATTGCCTCCCTCTCTGAGAGAGAAGCTGATTGGTTTGTCCTGTTTGAAAAGCCTGTGGTCGTACAACCAG TCAAACCTATTATTGATCTAGTGGCAACCACTGAAGCAAGAGTGAAGATCGTGGAAGGTGTGAGGCCACCTGTGGAGATGGTGAAGATTGAAATGGCAAGAGCAGGAAAAGTGGACGATGATTGGTTTGTGCTGCTGGATGTAGCAGCAAAAGCACCAG CGGCTGGGGTGGAACGCATCCATATATATCCTGATGTAAGACCTGCTAAAGAGCTTACACTCACAGAGCAGACAGCACAGCAGACAATTACAGTAGTGGAGAGAatacggcagcagcagcaggatgtGGTGCAGCCACGTCCAGCAGTGAGAGAGGTGGAAGATGATTGGTTTACTCTTCTGGATAAGTCCCTTAAGAAATCAG cCGCTGTCTCGGAGCGCGAGCAGCTCCCAGCACAGGTCACAGTTCCTGCTCCTGCCGCGGCCACGAAAAAGATTACGATTTCTGAGACGAGACCGGGGTTTGAGAAACGGATCCTGGAAGAAAGACCCTCGCAAACACGTGTCAGTGATAATTGGTTTGTTCTACTCGAGGGTGACCTCAAAGCGTCAg CTGCGAGCGCCCAGAGGGGCACGCGCCCTGTCAGTGCTCCGGTCTTCTCCCAGGCTGCTCTGATGGAGGCGGGAATCCCCATGGCCACTCTCGACCAGCCTCAGACCTCCACTCCAATCAAAACCAGCCGCCAGGAGGAACGGAAGCTGCAGGTCACCGTAGAAGCTGTGGAGCCCTCAAAAATCGAAGCCGGGGCTGACGCCAAG CCAGCAGTGTGGAGGGACCAGAGAGAACTAGACTCATCACTGATATCCACCATGAATGGGGACATCCAG CACGAGTCTGAGACGACGAGCACGGAGGTGGTGCGAATGCGAAAG aaAAGAGCTAAGAAAATTGAGGGTGACTCAATATATATCAGACATAGCCAATTAATGTTGGAG
- the LOC113031337 gene encoding uncharacterized protein LOC113031337 isoform X8 has translation MIKEPEAVEEVKQEDTEKIEEEPAEKEEPIKEEEKEQKQAKKEKPAKEKTEKKTEEVKGSKRQKTMQCKVTLLDDAQFECELDKHAKGQELLTKVCDHVNLLEKDYFGLAHWETPTSKTWLEPTKEIRKQVPGAVYEFTFNVKFYPPDPAQLTEDLTRYFLCLQLRKDIMLGVLPCSFVTLSLLGSYTAQSELGEYDPELHGTDYVKDLNLAPGQSKELEEKVMDLHRTYRSMSPAQADLLFLENAKKLAMYGVDLHQAKDLDGVDIMLGVCSSGLMVYKDKLRINRFPWPKVLKISYKRSSFFIKIRPSEQEQYESTIGFKLPNYKASKKLWKVCVEHHTFFRVSTVEPPSSRRFLALGSKFRYSGRTQAQTRQASSMIDRPAPRFTRSASKRLSRNLDGEPGDETLQFLQVVSASARTQVDDWSLLMVSERPQPSSEFTAGREFEQNFTQSWEEEEGRTVGTETGTAGPQTIIQTVSQPWLDLASDDDHQQRRMEDEWFILLDHQPHIPFISPFDFVEEPAETSLAKTSSMDHQLEPVVIKQDDWFLYFDRLLSVSPSEHFEKLQLSTTEGEEEEQVISVKEQQMITEEMIGRMRETVMLVDAFTEKEILEGRLRDVRDLEERLQEIDEIAGRIQHAVEEELGEEEVEKLKQEERDMEQKQLIQAKGVTEMVVRKSVRRRVIKEGEEGEVDELEEQIKEVFLKDLLPEEEDIMVKRESEKQVGKKVVEALREGESNLEQRQSIQSRVITDMVVRKSVRRIDISEGEVDDLEEQIKRVKWEGEEDTDDSFREKLREMEQEWQDADVAGSAAVAGYKKVQHRTEKIVTIVQERGQQQEGMEDVQGQSSVASEEMLERQELWRKTEVVEERPHREVPERSEGLSQARVDDVWFILLDQPPHKAGFKTPVADVERVQVDKGGHFNPEKEKPHISVERVDDWFVLLDFIPRQKLFGPSVTHMEERKEIAIEDGSRYIGEKLQHQVSDKVDDWFVLLDVFSRQTSHAPPVTFSERIAAHPEERASLIEVTALEQRERRVDILVEGADAKQMLPEREGVALLQDVKEREDDWFVLLDVPIRQPSFVAPASMAEYVEVYTRESVSALTEAEAVDSRRELVVEDAAVEKVEAVAPKQVSMSMQTKIYPDVSTEVKSIEQRLLQIDQVTPQPPQPEREDDWFALFGTARDEVMIPTVTPAQIVPEMKTFEVEVTEKWKKTVIGADSGQDRTSVSEIRASQIASLSEREADWFVLFEKPVVVQPVKPIIDLVATTEARVKIVEGVRPPVEMVKIEMARAGKVDDDWFVLLDVAAKAPAAGVERIHIYPDVRPAKELTLTEQTAQQTITVVERIRQQQQDVVQPRPAVREVEDDWFTLLDKSLKKSAAVSEREQLPAQVTVPAPAAATKKITISETRPGFEKRILEERPSQTRVSDNWFVLLEGDLKASAFVWNITRTAFTDPLCGHLLLAHITSLRLCVLVLLNESKGNK, from the exons ATGATAAAAGAGCCTGAAGCAGTGGAAGAAGTGAAACAGGAGGACACGGAGAAAATAGAGGAAGAACCAGCAGAAAAGGAAGAGCCAatcaaagaagaggaaaaggaacaaaagcaggcaaagaaagagaagcctgcaaaagaaaagacagaaaagaagactgAAGAGGTTAAAGGCTCTAAACGTCAGAAGACCATGCAGTGCAAAGTCACCCTGCTGGACGACGCTCAGTTTGAGTGTGAACTTGAT AAACATGCTAAAGGCCAAGAACTTCTTACAAAGGTGTGTGACCATGTTAACCTCCTGGAGAAAGACTACTTTGGCCTGGCTCACTGGGAAACCCCAACCAGCAAG ACATGGTTGGAACCCACCAAAGAGATACGGAAACAGGTCCCAGGTGCTGTCTATGAGTTTACATTCAACGTCAAGTTCTACCCTCCTGATCCAGCTCAGCTTACTGAAGACCTAACCAG GTACTTTCTGTGTCTCCAGCTGAGAAAGGACATTATGCTTGGTGTTCTTCCCTGTTCCTTTGTCACACTGTCCCTGCTGGGCTCCTACACAGCCCAGTCAGAACTCGGAGAGTATGACCCCGAGCTCCATGGAACAGACTACGTTAAAGATTTGAACCTGGCCCCCGGACAGAGCAAAGAGCTGGAGGAAAAAGTGATGGATCTGCACCGCACATACAG ATCAATGAGTCCAGCCCAGGCAGACCTGCTGTTTCTGGAAAATGCCAAGAAGCTCGCCATGTATGGAGTTGACCTGCACCAAGCCAag GATCTGGACGGTGTTGATATAATGCTGGGCGTTTGCTCCAGTGGTCTGATGGTTTACAAAGACAAGCTGAGGATCAACCGTTTCCCTTGGCCCAAAGTGCTCAAGATCTCATACAAACGGAGCAGCTTTTTTATCAAAATCAGGCCGTCAGAG cAAGAGCAGTATGAAAGCACCATTGGTTTCAAGCTGCCCAACTACAAAGCCTCAAAGAAGCTGTGGAAAGTTTGTGTTGAACATCATACCTTCTTCAG GGTTTCAACAGTGGAGCCGCCCTCTTCACGTCGCTTCCTCGCCTTGGGCTCTAAGTTCCGGTACAGCGGTCGTACTCAGGCCCAGACCCGCCAGGCGAGCTCCATGATCGACCGGCCGGCACCTCGCTTCACACGATCTGCAAGCAAGAGGCTGTCTCGCAACCTAGATGGAG AACCTGGAGATGAAACTCTCCAGTTTCTGCAGGTAGTCTCGGCATCAGCCAGGACTCAGGTTGATGATTGGTCACTGCTGATGGTATCTGAAAGACCCCAGCCTTCTTCCGAATTCACAG CCGGAAGGGAGTTTGAGCAGAATTTCACTCAGTcctgggaggaggaggaggggcgtACTGTTGGCACGGAGACTGGGACTGCTGGTCCTCAAACCATTATCCAGACAGTCAGTCAGCCATGGCTGGATCTGGCGAGCGATGACGATCACCAGCAGAGGAGAATGGAAGATGAATGGTTTATTCTTCTGGATCATCAGCCTCATATTCCATTTATCTCACCCTTTGATTTTGTTGAAGAGCCAG CTGAAACTAGCTTGGCAAAAACGAGCTCTATGGACCACCAACTGGAACCAGTGGTGATAAAACAGGATGACTGGTTCCTGTACTTTGACCGTCTGCTCAGCGTGTCTCCCTCTGAGCATTTTGAAAAACTTCAAC TCTCTACCacggagggggaggaggaggagcaggtcATAAGCGTGAAAGAACAGCAAATGATCACTGAGGAAATGATTGGGAGGATGCGGGAAACAGTGATGTTGGTGGATGCATTTACAGAGAAGGAAATTTTGGAAGGAAGATTGAGGGACGTGAGGGATCTTGAGGAAAGGCTACAAGAAATTGATGAAATTGCAGGGAGAATTCAGCATGCAGTAGAGGAAGAACTGGGGGAGGAAGAGGTAGAAAAGCTAAAACAAGAAGAGAGAGACATGGAGCAGAAACAGTTGATCCAAGCCAAAGGTGTAACAGAAATGGTGGTGAGGAAATCTGTGAGGAGAAGAGTTATAAAAGAGGGTGAAGAAGGCGAAGTGGACGAATTGgaagaacaaataaaagagGTGTTTTTAAAGGACTTGTTGCCTGAGGAGGAAGACATCATGGTGAAGCGGGAGAGCGAAAAACAAGTGGGCAAGAAAGTGGTAGAAGCGTTAAGGGAAGGAGAGAGCAATTTGGAGCAGAGACAGTCAATCCAATCCAGGGTTATAACGGACATGGTGGTGAGGAAATCTGTGCGGAGAATAGATATAAGTGAGGGTGAAGTGGATGACTTGGAAGAACAAATAAAACGGGTGAAGTGGGAGGGTGAAGAAGACACAGACGATAGCTTTAGAGAGAAACTGCGTGAAATGGAACAGGAGTGGCAAGATGCAGACGTCGCCGGCTCTGCTGCTGTAGCAGGATACAAGAAGGTTCAGCATAGGACTGAGAAGATAGTGACTATTGTACAAGAGAGggggcagcagcaggaaggcatGGAAGACGTGCAGGGACAGTCTAGTGTTGCATCAGAGGAGATGTTAGAAAGACAGGAACTGTGGCGTAAGACAGAAGTGGTGGAGGAGAGGCCACATAGGGAGGTTCCAGAGAGGTCAGAAGGTCTGTCTCAGGCGAGAGTTGATGATGTTTGGTTCATACTTTTAGATCAGCCTCCACACAAAGctggtttcaaaacaccag TTGCCGATGTGGAACGTGTTCAAGTGGACAAGGGTGGTCATTTCAACCCCGAGAAAGAAAAACCACATATCAGCGTTGAACGGGTTGATGACTGGTTTGTGTTGCTGGATTTTATTCCCCGACAAAAGCTTTTTGGGCCATCAG TTACTCACAtggaagagaggaaagaaataGCAATCGAAGACGGATCGAGATATATAGGAGAAAAGCTACAACACCAAGTGTCAGACAAAGTTGATGATTGGTTTGTGTTACTGGATGTTTTTTCAAGACAAACGTCACACGCACCACCAG tcACCTTTTCAGAGCGAATTGCTGCTCACCCAGAGGAACGTGCCTCTCTGATTGAAGTAACAGCTCTtgagcagagagaaagaagagttGACATTTTGGTTGAAGGTGCTGACGCAAAACAAATGCTGCCAGAAAGGGAGGGGGTAGCACTTCTACAGGATGTGAAAGAGCGAGAAGATgactggtttgtgctgctggaTGTTCCCATTAGGCAGCCCTCATTTGTGGCACCAG CTTCCATGGCTGAGTATGTTGAGGTTTACACCAGAGAGAGTGTTTCTGCCTTGACTGAAGCAGAGGCTGTTGATTCCAGGCGGGAGCTTGTAGTTGAGGATGCTGCTGTGGAGAAAGTGGAAGCAGTGGCTCCCAAGCAAG tttctATGTCGATGCAGACTAAAATCTATCCAGATGTTTCAACTGAAGTGAAAAGTATAGAGCAGAGATTGCTTCAGATTGACCAGGTTACACCACAGCCTCCCCAGCCAGAGAGAGAGGATGACTGGTTTGCTCTGTTTGGTACTGCACGTGATGAAGTCATGATACCAACAG TGACTCCAGCTCAGATCGTTCCAGAAATGAAGACTTTTGAGGTTGAGGTGACCGAAAAATGGAAGAAGACAGTAATTGGTGCGGACAGCGGGCAAGACAGGACAAGTGTGTCTGAAATTAGAGCGAGCCAAATTGCCTCCCTCTCTGAGAGAGAAGCTGATTGGTTTGTCCTGTTTGAAAAGCCTGTGGTCGTACAACCAG TCAAACCTATTATTGATCTAGTGGCAACCACTGAAGCAAGAGTGAAGATCGTGGAAGGTGTGAGGCCACCTGTGGAGATGGTGAAGATTGAAATGGCAAGAGCAGGAAAAGTGGACGATGATTGGTTTGTGCTGCTGGATGTAGCAGCAAAAGCACCAG CGGCTGGGGTGGAACGCATCCATATATATCCTGATGTAAGACCTGCTAAAGAGCTTACACTCACAGAGCAGACAGCACAGCAGACAATTACAGTAGTGGAGAGAatacggcagcagcagcaggatgtGGTGCAGCCACGTCCAGCAGTGAGAGAGGTGGAAGATGATTGGTTTACTCTTCTGGATAAGTCCCTTAAGAAATCAG cCGCTGTCTCGGAGCGCGAGCAGCTCCCAGCACAGGTCACAGTTCCTGCTCCTGCCGCGGCCACGAAAAAGATTACGATTTCTGAGACGAGACCGGGGTTTGAGAAACGGATCCTGGAAGAAAGACCCTCGCAAACACGTGTCAGTGATAATTGGTTTGTTCTACTCGAGGGTGACCTCAAAGCGTCAg catttgtttGGAATATAACAAGAACCGCTTTTACTGATCCACTTTGTGGACATCTGCTTCTGGCCCACATCACATCCTTACGCTTATGCGTGCTTGTCCTTTTAAATGAGAGCAAAGGAAACAAATGA